Proteins encoded in a region of the Nonomuraea helvata genome:
- a CDS encoding enediyne biosynthesis protein has translation MAEKTSSTPRHDPKVVTALRRFAISITVFNILGYTWFGFEQPWTWPFVALATGYTAEIALELIGARSEGRAPRFRGNGFRGLVEFLYPAHITSIALNMLTYVNDQVLVMMFGVVVAVGAKWVLRAPVRGRLRHFMNPSNLGISVILLLFPWASIAPPYHFTENVHNPIDWIIPGVIIVGGTMLNGKLTNRMPLILAWAGGFALQAVVRGLVIDDISILGGLSMMTGVAFILFSNYMITDPGTTPSRPLSQVAFGGGVALVYGLLMGMNIPYGIFFATALVCLIRGGFLWALHVVDRARALDAARVSAAAAEAVSATGKEVAQV, from the coding sequence ATGGCCGAGAAAACGAGCAGCACGCCCCGTCACGATCCGAAGGTCGTCACGGCGCTGCGCAGATTCGCCATCTCGATCACGGTGTTCAACATCCTCGGCTACACCTGGTTCGGCTTCGAGCAGCCCTGGACGTGGCCCTTCGTGGCACTCGCCACCGGCTACACCGCGGAGATCGCGCTGGAGCTCATCGGCGCCCGCTCGGAGGGCCGCGCGCCGCGCTTCCGCGGCAACGGCTTCCGCGGGCTGGTCGAGTTCCTCTACCCCGCGCACATCACGTCCATCGCGCTCAACATGCTGACCTACGTCAACGACCAGGTGCTGGTCATGATGTTCGGCGTCGTCGTGGCCGTCGGCGCCAAGTGGGTGCTCAGGGCTCCGGTACGCGGCCGCCTCCGGCACTTCATGAACCCCTCCAACCTCGGCATCTCGGTGATCCTGCTGCTGTTCCCCTGGGCCAGCATCGCGCCGCCGTACCACTTCACCGAGAACGTGCACAACCCGATCGACTGGATCATCCCCGGCGTCATCATCGTCGGCGGCACCATGCTCAACGGCAAGCTCACCAACCGGATGCCCCTGATCCTCGCCTGGGCCGGCGGGTTCGCCCTGCAGGCCGTGGTCCGCGGGCTCGTCATCGACGACATCTCGATCCTGGGCGGCCTGTCCATGATGACCGGGGTGGCGTTCATCCTGTTCAGCAACTACATGATCACCGATCCCGGCACGACCCCGTCGAGACCGCTGTCCCAGGTGGCCTTCGGCGGCGGCGTCGCCCTGGTGTACGGCCTGCTGATGGGCATGAACATCCCGTACGGGATCTTCTTCGCCACCGCGCTCGTCTGCCTGATCCGCGGCGGCTTCCTCTGGGCGCTGCACGTCGTGGACAGGGCCAGGGCGCTGGACGCCGCGCGGGTGAGCGCGGCCGCGGCCGAGGCGGTCTCCGCGACAGGGAAAGAGGTCGCGCAAGTATGA
- a CDS encoding CRTAC1 family protein, with protein MTAAWLRRQLAGVVALALMIAMFVTSRPTFASDGDKERLAGSYGFAPMTIAMPGGAPQKTIRKVNKAYEHISAWISSVGAAIAMNDLDGNGRDDDLVIVDTRTDQVVVTPVPGTGSRYQPFALTYGSLPVNETMAPMGAVPADYNQDGRTDLLVYWWGRTPTLHLQRSTATRLDAAAFEPAELVPGATGAYRGELWNSNVATVADFDGDGRPDIFVGNYFPDGSPVLDNRRDGGVEMNDSLSNAVNGGKDYFFRWTGGTAGDRPTATFSKIDNVLPADVSTGWELGATSLDLDGDALPELLLNNDFGADNLLHNTSTPGKISFSRVKGVRSPVVPKSKTLGNDSFKGMGSDAGDFNHDGVYDFFVSNITTPFGIQESNFQFLSTAKDQAGLRAAFKRGEAPWQDRSAELRTAWSGWGWDPKIEDFDNDGEAEIVQATGFVKGDVNRWPPLQELAASNDGVTRNPKSWPNVTEGGDIAGNQWLAFFAKGDDGRYANLSRQLGLAVPVPTRGIATGDANGDGLIDFAVARQFDAPIYYQNTSKATGSFLGLRLTYDEAASAGPLPAAGSPAIGAQVCVMTPDGRTHLGRVDGGSGHSGKRAHAVHIGLGANVTGPLKVHLTWRDRTGQAREQDLQLSPGWHSIQLGSTAKEK; from the coding sequence ATGACGGCCGCATGGCTGCGCAGGCAACTGGCGGGAGTCGTCGCCCTGGCGCTCATGATCGCCATGTTCGTGACGAGCCGCCCGACCTTCGCGTCCGACGGGGACAAGGAGCGGCTGGCCGGCTCGTACGGCTTCGCCCCGATGACCATCGCGATGCCGGGCGGAGCCCCCCAGAAGACCATCCGCAAGGTGAACAAGGCCTACGAGCACATCAGCGCGTGGATCTCCTCGGTCGGCGCGGCGATCGCCATGAACGACCTCGACGGCAACGGCCGCGACGACGACCTGGTCATCGTCGACACCCGCACCGACCAGGTGGTCGTCACCCCGGTGCCGGGCACGGGCAGCCGCTACCAGCCGTTCGCGCTCACGTACGGCTCCCTGCCCGTGAACGAGACCATGGCGCCCATGGGCGCCGTCCCGGCCGACTACAACCAGGACGGCCGGACCGACCTGCTGGTCTACTGGTGGGGCCGCACCCCCACCCTGCACCTGCAGCGCTCGACGGCGACCAGGCTCGACGCCGCGGCGTTCGAGCCGGCCGAGCTCGTGCCGGGCGCCACCGGCGCGTACCGGGGCGAGCTGTGGAACAGCAACGTCGCCACGGTCGCCGACTTCGACGGGGACGGCAGACCGGACATCTTCGTCGGCAACTACTTCCCCGACGGCAGCCCGGTCCTCGACAACAGGCGCGACGGCGGCGTGGAGATGAACGACTCGCTGTCCAACGCGGTCAACGGCGGCAAGGACTACTTCTTCCGCTGGACGGGCGGCACGGCCGGCGACCGGCCCACCGCGACGTTCAGCAAGATCGACAACGTGCTGCCCGCCGACGTCTCCACGGGCTGGGAGCTCGGCGCCACCTCGCTCGACCTCGACGGGGACGCGCTGCCCGAGCTGCTGCTGAACAACGACTTCGGCGCCGACAACCTGCTCCACAACACCTCCACGCCAGGGAAGATCTCCTTCTCGCGGGTCAAGGGGGTGCGCAGCCCCGTCGTTCCCAAGTCCAAGACGCTCGGCAACGACTCCTTCAAGGGCATGGGGTCCGACGCGGGCGACTTCAACCACGACGGCGTCTACGACTTCTTCGTCAGCAACATCACCACGCCCTTCGGCATCCAGGAGAGCAACTTCCAGTTCCTCTCCACCGCCAAGGACCAGGCCGGGCTGCGCGCCGCCTTCAAGCGCGGCGAGGCGCCGTGGCAGGACCGCAGCGCCGAACTGCGCACCGCGTGGTCGGGCTGGGGCTGGGACCCCAAGATCGAGGACTTCGACAACGACGGCGAGGCGGAGATCGTGCAGGCGACCGGGTTCGTCAAGGGCGACGTCAACCGCTGGCCGCCGCTGCAGGAGCTGGCCGCCTCCAACGACGGCGTGACCCGTAACCCGAAGTCCTGGCCCAACGTCACCGAGGGCGGCGACATCGCGGGCAACCAGTGGCTGGCCTTCTTCGCCAAGGGGGACGACGGGCGTTACGCCAACCTCTCCCGGCAGCTCGGGCTGGCCGTGCCCGTGCCCACGCGCGGCATCGCGACGGGCGACGCCAACGGGGACGGGCTGATCGACTTCGCCGTCGCCCGGCAGTTCGACGCGCCGATCTACTACCAGAACACCAGCAAGGCCACGGGGTCCTTCCTCGGGCTGCGGCTCACGTACGACGAGGCCGCCTCCGCGGGGCCGCTGCCCGCGGCCGGCTCGCCCGCGATCGGCGCGCAAGTGTGCGTGATGACCCCGGACGGGCGCACCCACCTCGGCCGCGTGGACGGCGGCAGCGGCCACTCCGGCAAGCGCGCGCACGCCGTCCACATCGGCCTGGGCGCGAACGTGACCGGTCCGCTGAAGGTCCACCTGACCTGGCGCGACCGCACGGGACAGGCCCGCGAGCAGGATCTTCAGCTCAGCCCCGGCTGGCACTCCATCCAGCTCGGCTCGACCGCGAAGGAGAAATGA
- a CDS encoding DUF1702 family protein — MLRSLRRKILTPDIAETRLEKRGFRVKDAISKELLETIGETFLSGFAYAVEARRPGEAEERLEQVPARFRGFAYEGAGMGFAILDCLTFGDLRRTREFLGGRGLHHNYMIYVGIGWAMARLPRFLWPSDARLDPLLLWLVHDGYGFHQAYFHTRRYVHEQAHETRFRWPAGQDRYAARAVDQGVGRALWFVGGTDVDRVTSLIESFPEPRRADLYSGTGLAATYAGGATEAELLELRERAGRYAPQLAQGSIFAAEARIRAGLLAPHTEQAVQVLCGTTAQHAAEVSHETRPSAPAAGGAPAYETRPSAAADGAPAYEVWRQRIADRFHSFGGVTP; from the coding sequence GTGCTGCGGTCATTGCGCCGAAAAATACTGACGCCGGATATCGCGGAGACCAGGCTCGAGAAGCGCGGCTTCCGGGTGAAGGACGCGATATCCAAGGAATTGCTGGAGACGATCGGCGAGACGTTTCTGAGCGGCTTCGCCTACGCCGTGGAGGCGCGCCGCCCTGGCGAGGCGGAGGAGCGGCTTGAGCAGGTGCCCGCGAGGTTCCGGGGCTTCGCCTACGAGGGCGCGGGCATGGGCTTCGCCATCCTGGACTGCCTGACCTTCGGCGACCTGCGCAGAACGCGCGAGTTCCTGGGCGGGCGCGGGCTCCACCACAACTACATGATCTACGTGGGGATCGGCTGGGCCATGGCGCGGCTGCCGCGCTTCCTGTGGCCGTCCGACGCCCGGCTCGACCCGCTGCTGCTCTGGCTCGTCCACGACGGCTACGGCTTCCACCAGGCGTACTTCCACACCCGCAGGTACGTGCACGAGCAGGCCCACGAGACCCGCTTCCGCTGGCCGGCGGGGCAGGACCGGTACGCCGCCCGCGCCGTGGACCAGGGCGTCGGCCGCGCGCTGTGGTTCGTCGGCGGCACGGACGTGGACCGGGTCACCTCATTGATCGAGAGCTTCCCCGAGCCGCGCAGGGCCGACCTCTACAGCGGGACCGGCCTGGCCGCCACCTACGCGGGCGGCGCGACCGAGGCCGAGCTGCTCGAACTGCGCGAGCGCGCCGGCCGCTACGCGCCCCAGCTCGCCCAGGGCAGCATCTTCGCGGCCGAGGCCAGGATCCGCGCCGGCCTCCTGGCGCCGCACACCGAGCAGGCCGTCCAGGTGCTCTGCGGCACCACCGCGCAGCACGCGGCGGAGGTCAGCCACGAGACCCGGCCCAGCGCGCCGGCGGCGGGCGGAGCGCCCGCCTACGAGACCCGGCCGAGCGCTGCGGCCGATGGAGCGCCCGCCTACGAGGTCTGGCGGCAGCGCATCGCCGACCGATTCCACTCCTTCGGAGGTGTCACCCCATGA
- a CDS encoding DUF1702 family protein yields the protein MSTLLGSLRRLILAPSLEEVTFAGRGFPCAPSPATARLEAIPQAVVCGFEWGIDARDQWELERRLAMVETELRGFAYEGATMAFTVLDAMGGGKRRRTRDLLLGPGRPHIFLAYIGIGFAMARLPRPLWKKVLPDLGGTPYHPTMSWLAVDGYGFDLAYFHTRRWVGEQRVPDPYPWQGDAGYFTRAVDQGIGRALWFIHGARVPDVSAAVRGFAAHRQPDLWSGVGLAATFAGGCGNDALAGLREEAGEHRAELAQGSVFALKARHYSGSVPAHSDAAVEILTGLSTGRAAALADEAAADRYETWRGRIRAHFTADAEKTYR from the coding sequence ATGTCAACCTTGCTCGGCTCGCTGCGCAGGCTCATTCTGGCCCCCTCCCTGGAGGAGGTGACGTTCGCCGGGCGCGGGTTCCCCTGCGCGCCGTCCCCCGCCACGGCACGGCTGGAGGCGATCCCGCAGGCCGTCGTCTGCGGCTTCGAATGGGGCATCGACGCGCGCGACCAGTGGGAGCTGGAGCGCAGGCTGGCCATGGTGGAGACGGAGCTGCGCGGCTTCGCGTACGAGGGCGCCACCATGGCGTTCACCGTGCTGGACGCCATGGGCGGCGGGAAGCGGCGCCGCACCCGTGACCTGCTGCTCGGCCCCGGCCGGCCGCACATCTTCCTGGCCTACATCGGCATCGGCTTCGCCATGGCCCGCCTGCCCAGGCCGCTGTGGAAGAAGGTGCTGCCGGACCTCGGCGGCACGCCGTACCACCCCACCATGAGCTGGCTCGCCGTCGACGGATACGGCTTCGACCTGGCCTACTTCCACACGCGGCGATGGGTCGGCGAGCAACGGGTGCCCGACCCCTACCCGTGGCAGGGCGACGCCGGCTACTTCACCCGCGCGGTGGACCAGGGCATCGGGCGTGCCCTGTGGTTCATTCACGGCGCGCGCGTCCCCGACGTCTCCGCCGCGGTACGGGGGTTCGCCGCGCACCGGCAGCCCGACCTGTGGAGCGGCGTCGGCCTGGCCGCGACCTTCGCCGGGGGATGCGGCAACGACGCGCTGGCCGGGCTCCGCGAGGAGGCCGGCGAGCACCGCGCCGAGCTGGCCCAAGGGTCGGTCTTCGCGCTGAAGGCGCGGCACTACTCCGGCTCCGTGCCGGCCCACAGCGACGCCGCGGTGGAGATTCTCACTGGATTGTCCACGGGCCGCGCCGCCGCGCTCGCGGACGAGGCCGCCGCCGACCGCTACGAGACGTGGCGCGGCCGAATACGCGCGCATTTCACCGCCGACGCGGAAAAAACATATCGCTGA
- a CDS encoding acyl-CoA carboxylase epsilon subunit, whose amino-acid sequence MELTVVRGQATPEELEAIKLAMARCLARKAGAEAAGWADPARSLRGPLAAGGRSEWRLSGWAG is encoded by the coding sequence ATGGAACTGACCGTGGTGCGGGGCCAGGCGACCCCTGAGGAACTGGAAGCGATCAAGCTGGCCATGGCCCGGTGCCTGGCGAGGAAGGCCGGCGCCGAGGCCGCGGGCTGGGCCGACCCCGCCCGGTCGCTGCGCGGGCCGCTGGCCGCCGGCGGCCGGAGCGAGTGGCGGCTGAGCGGCTGGGCCGGCTGA
- a CDS encoding 4'-phosphopantetheinyl transferase family protein, whose protein sequence is MPIKQLDDDECHIWWADAQDFPVEALRADLAATEVIRASRYRNPAARRQFVTACWLLRTTAARQLGVAPAEVRIDRRCPDCGRPHGKPQILGTSRPLYASVSHSGGRVAVALCPAVPIGVDVESVRDVPVAETALASAELAALRSLPMREHRAGFARAWVRKEAALKATGHGLRIPPDKVIVSIAEEPAELLDWPLDLPSRSVRLHTLAPGHGYIGAIALLDESRSVRVSESDATRLCSSYAEEFTVAA, encoded by the coding sequence ATGCCGATAAAACAGCTCGACGACGATGAATGCCACATTTGGTGGGCGGACGCCCAGGATTTCCCCGTCGAGGCCCTCCGCGCCGACCTCGCCGCCACCGAGGTCATCCGGGCGAGCAGGTATCGCAACCCGGCGGCCCGGCGGCAGTTCGTCACGGCCTGCTGGCTGCTCCGCACCACGGCGGCGCGGCAGCTCGGCGTGGCGCCCGCGGAGGTCCGGATCGATCGCCGCTGCCCGGACTGCGGCAGGCCCCATGGCAAGCCGCAGATCCTGGGCACGAGCCGGCCGCTGTACGCGTCCGTGAGCCACTCCGGCGGCCGCGTGGCGGTGGCCCTCTGCCCCGCCGTGCCGATCGGCGTCGACGTCGAGTCGGTACGTGACGTGCCGGTCGCGGAGACCGCGTTGGCCTCGGCGGAGCTCGCCGCGTTACGATCCCTACCGATGCGTGAGCACAGGGCCGGGTTCGCGAGGGCATGGGTGCGCAAGGAGGCGGCGCTCAAGGCCACCGGCCACGGTCTGCGCATCCCGCCGGACAAGGTGATCGTCTCGATCGCCGAGGAGCCCGCCGAATTACTCGACTGGCCGCTCGATCTGCCGTCCCGTTCGGTCCGGCTCCACACGCTCGCCCCCGGCCACGGCTACATCGGGGCCATCGCGCTCCTGGACGAAAGCCGCTCCGTGCGGGTCTCCGAATCGGATGCGACCCGTCTCTGCTCTTCGTACGCCGAAGAATTCACCGTTGCCGCATGA
- a CDS encoding alpha/beta hydrolase → MRSYILVPGLWAGAWVWHRVERRLRAAGHRAFALTLSGLSSDPAGSGSEASDVTLADHVDDVLSVLIEHDLDDVVLVAHDYGGVVAGCVVDRAPERVSHTVYVEAFLAHDGRSMLDAFPDGVHAEELRLIADNGGRLPPPPLAAIADGQDLSSRDARWLAKRFVAHPGRSISGPATLGRPAAGHPATYVVCEQDHFAGSVGDDIDRLRDEPGWTFRTLPTGRWPMLSVPDELVELLLDVGRAAGAVRAETAAGE, encoded by the coding sequence ATGAGGAGCTACATACTTGTTCCCGGTCTGTGGGCCGGAGCATGGGTATGGCACCGGGTCGAGCGGCGGCTGAGGGCCGCCGGCCACCGTGCCTTCGCCCTCACGCTGTCCGGCCTGTCGAGCGATCCGGCGGGCTCCGGCAGCGAGGCGAGTGACGTCACGCTCGCCGACCACGTCGATGACGTCCTGTCCGTCCTCATCGAGCACGACCTGGACGACGTGGTCCTGGTCGCCCATGACTACGGTGGCGTCGTCGCCGGCTGCGTGGTCGACCGGGCGCCGGAGCGGGTGTCCCACACCGTCTACGTGGAGGCGTTCCTCGCGCACGACGGCAGGTCCATGCTCGACGCGTTCCCCGACGGCGTACACGCGGAGGAGCTGCGTCTCATCGCCGACAACGGCGGCCGGCTTCCCCCGCCGCCTCTCGCGGCCATCGCCGACGGGCAGGACCTGTCCTCCAGGGACGCGCGCTGGCTCGCCAAGCGCTTCGTCGCTCATCCCGGGCGTTCGATCTCCGGCCCGGCGACGCTCGGGCGGCCGGCGGCGGGTCACCCGGCGACGTACGTGGTGTGCGAGCAGGATCATTTCGCGGGAAGCGTCGGCGACGACATCGACCGCCTGCGTGACGAGCCGGGGTGGACGTTCCGCACGCTGCCGACGGGCCGCTGGCCGATGCTCTCCGTCCCGGACGAGCTCGTCGAGCTGCTCCTCGACGTGGGCCGTGCGGCGGGAGCCGTCAGGGCCGAGACCGCGGCGGGCGAGTGA
- a CDS encoding helix-turn-helix transcriptional regulator, which produces MRLEAVGVSPEAEAIYRFFLRREGDEIGSVRQALDLDPDSVEAAVESLGELGLLDLADRHHVVAEDPRIAIERLVEQRIEELNQDIRRVMAARDAITSLVEDRRRGAARDTSLAIERIEGIDRVRRQIDDLAFFSYTEVLCLHPGGGLSKPAIETARLADTRLLRRGLAVKSIYHPQALEVPHVSSYLREFTQLGGQVRITEERMDRMVVFDRSVAVVPIDPKESSRGALLVREPGLVSQLVIYFDGLWEAADDFGGHEGEGQEGPGLSELERSVLTALASADKDEIAARDLGISVRTYRRYVADLMSRLGAVNRFQAALRAKEENWI; this is translated from the coding sequence ATGCGTTTGGAGGCCGTGGGCGTCTCCCCGGAGGCCGAGGCGATCTACCGGTTCTTCCTCCGCCGGGAGGGCGACGAGATCGGATCGGTCCGGCAGGCGCTGGACCTGGACCCCGACTCGGTCGAGGCCGCCGTCGAGTCTCTCGGCGAGCTCGGCCTGCTCGACCTCGCCGATCGCCACCACGTGGTGGCCGAAGACCCGCGCATCGCGATAGAGCGCCTCGTCGAGCAGCGGATCGAAGAGCTGAACCAGGACATCCGCCGCGTCATGGCCGCCCGCGACGCGATCACCTCCCTCGTCGAGGACCGCCGGCGCGGCGCGGCGCGGGACACGAGCCTGGCGATCGAGCGCATCGAGGGCATCGACCGGGTCAGGCGGCAGATCGACGATCTCGCGTTCTTCTCCTACACCGAGGTGCTGTGCCTGCACCCTGGGGGAGGGCTGTCGAAGCCCGCCATCGAGACGGCCAGGCTGGCGGACACGCGCCTGCTCCGGCGCGGTCTCGCGGTGAAGAGCATCTACCATCCGCAGGCGCTGGAGGTGCCCCACGTGTCGTCGTACCTGAGGGAGTTCACCCAGCTCGGCGGTCAGGTCCGCATCACGGAGGAGCGGATGGACCGCATGGTGGTCTTCGACCGGAGCGTGGCGGTGGTGCCCATCGATCCCAAGGAGAGCTCGAGAGGGGCGCTGCTCGTACGCGAGCCCGGCCTGGTCTCCCAGCTCGTCATCTACTTCGACGGGCTGTGGGAGGCCGCCGACGACTTCGGGGGGCACGAGGGGGAGGGCCAGGAGGGCCCCGGGCTGTCGGAGCTGGAGCGAAGCGTCCTCACCGCCCTGGCCTCGGCGGACAAGGACGAGATAGCGGCCAGAGACCTCGGCATCTCCGTCCGCACCTACCGGCGGTACGTCGCCGACCTCATGTCCCGCCTCGGAGCGGTGAACCGGTTCCAGGCGGCTCTGCGCGCCAAAGAGGAGAACTGGATCTAG
- a CDS encoding ArnT family glycosyltransferase, with translation MSSATQSPPLTAPPTPRSAARGATRKHTWALLGICALAALLYGWALDSGDYANAYYSAAVKSMTGSFTNFLFAAGDPYGSVTAAKPPLAFWPQVLMVWAFGFHSWSIMLPQVIEGVAAVFLLHRTVRIWAGQNVALVAALILALTPVTVAINRSNNTDTLLVLLLVAAAYACTRAVHTGNGRWLYLSACYVGCGFLTKLMAAWVVVPAIALVYLVSAAAPIRRRVADLLGAGAVLAVTSFWWPVLFDLWPGSKPFMGATLNGGALENIFGYNGFGKIFNFGQQYGGSGLNVQLGAVGMSGGEPTVTRMFGPEAGGQISWLLPFSLLILAVVGAAGYRRLWHAIPGDRLQRAGWLLWGSWLLVTIAVFSFTEGIWHPYYTTSLAPAIAAISAAGLAGLWREYRHGGGRSWILLPAAVALTAAWTIVLISRDTSWHGWTRWVVLATAVLAVLGLVAGRAGGGRAAPGRWALLAGVVSMLVTPAVWSAGTAIEHKTNGGFPSAGPPNEALNALTRGELPPGVKIPGLEDVQARPPRGGGFAGATLSAENRKALDYAVRNSGNAEIALAVEGGGLAASSFIIDSDAVVVSMGGYLGADNVPSVGQLRQWVAQGKLRFVLSAAPGGPRMGGLAGMGGERQKERVAWVVGNCSAVDPAAYGGTPPQERLLPLPSFGDATLYRCG, from the coding sequence ATGTCCTCTGCCACGCAGAGCCCACCGCTGACCGCCCCGCCCACGCCGAGAAGCGCGGCACGCGGCGCCACGCGGAAGCACACGTGGGCCCTTCTGGGCATCTGCGCGCTCGCGGCCTTGCTGTACGGGTGGGCCCTCGACTCGGGCGACTACGCGAACGCCTACTATTCGGCCGCCGTCAAATCGATGACCGGGAGTTTCACGAACTTCCTCTTCGCGGCGGGCGACCCGTACGGCTCCGTCACCGCCGCCAAGCCGCCCCTGGCCTTCTGGCCGCAGGTGCTCATGGTGTGGGCGTTCGGCTTCCACAGCTGGTCCATCATGCTGCCCCAGGTGATCGAGGGCGTCGCCGCCGTCTTCCTGCTGCACCGCACCGTACGGATCTGGGCGGGGCAGAACGTGGCGCTGGTCGCGGCGCTGATCCTGGCGCTCACCCCGGTGACGGTCGCCATCAACCGCAGCAACAACACCGACACGCTGCTGGTGCTGCTGCTCGTGGCGGCCGCGTACGCGTGCACGCGCGCCGTCCACACCGGCAACGGGCGCTGGCTGTACCTCAGCGCGTGCTACGTCGGCTGCGGGTTCCTGACCAAGCTGATGGCGGCGTGGGTCGTCGTCCCTGCCATCGCGCTGGTGTATCTCGTGAGCGCCGCCGCCCCGATCAGGCGCCGGGTGGCGGACCTGCTGGGCGCGGGAGCCGTGCTGGCGGTCACGTCGTTCTGGTGGCCGGTGCTGTTCGACCTGTGGCCCGGAAGCAAGCCGTTCATGGGCGCGACGCTGAACGGCGGCGCGCTCGAGAACATCTTCGGCTACAACGGCTTCGGCAAGATCTTCAACTTCGGCCAGCAGTACGGCGGATCCGGGCTCAACGTCCAGCTGGGGGCCGTCGGGATGTCCGGCGGCGAGCCGACCGTCACCCGGATGTTCGGCCCCGAGGCAGGCGGCCAGATCTCGTGGCTGCTCCCGTTCAGCCTGCTCATCCTGGCCGTCGTGGGAGCGGCGGGATACCGCAGGCTCTGGCACGCGATCCCGGGGGACCGCCTTCAGCGGGCTGGCTGGCTGCTGTGGGGCAGCTGGCTGCTGGTGACGATCGCCGTCTTCAGCTTCACGGAGGGCATCTGGCACCCGTACTACACGACCAGCCTGGCGCCGGCGATCGCCGCGATCTCGGCGGCCGGACTCGCCGGCCTGTGGCGCGAGTACCGCCACGGGGGCGGCCGCTCGTGGATCCTGCTCCCTGCGGCGGTCGCCCTGACCGCGGCCTGGACGATCGTGCTGATCTCAAGGGACACCTCGTGGCACGGCTGGACGCGCTGGGTCGTGCTCGCCACCGCCGTCCTCGCCGTGCTCGGCCTGGTCGCCGGCAGGGCGGGGGGCGGGCGGGCGGCGCCGGGCCGCTGGGCGCTGCTCGCCGGCGTGGTGTCGATGCTCGTCACCCCGGCGGTGTGGTCGGCGGGCACCGCGATCGAGCACAAGACCAACGGCGGCTTCCCCTCTGCCGGACCGCCCAACGAGGCCCTGAACGCGCTGACCAGGGGCGAGCTGCCGCCGGGGGTGAAGATCCCGGGCCTGGAGGACGTCCAGGCCCGGCCGCCGCGCGGCGGCGGGTTCGCCGGCGCCACGCTCTCCGCCGAGAACCGGAAGGCCCTGGACTACGCCGTACGGAACTCGGGGAACGCGGAGATCGCTCTCGCCGTCGAGGGCGGTGGGCTCGCGGCGTCGTCGTTCATCATCGACAGCGACGCGGTGGTCGTCAGCATGGGCGGGTACCTGGGCGCCGACAACGTGCCCTCGGTCGGTCAGCTCCGCCAGTGGGTCGCGCAGGGCAAGCTGAGGTTCGTGCTCTCGGCCGCGCCGGGCGGGCCCCGGATGGGCGGCCTCGCGGGCATGGGGGGCGAGCGGCAGAAGGAGCGCGTGGCCTGGGTCGTGGGCAACTGCAGCGCCGTCGACCCGGCCGCCTACGGCGGGACCCCGCCGCAGGAGCGCCTGCTGCCGCTCCCCAGCTTCGGCGACGCGACGCTGTACCGGTGCGGCTGA
- a CDS encoding YciI family protein codes for MKYAIFIYSNPTTWAHPTFMHQEGLTQDERDARMNEFGLLMKEISESGELVIGQPLDDPARARTIRLQGDSLTTVDGPFHESPQRLAGYFIVDCESIDRAVDIASRFPDARDGATEVRALVE; via the coding sequence ATGAAATACGCGATCTTCATCTACAGCAATCCCACGACCTGGGCGCACCCCACGTTCATGCACCAGGAGGGACTGACGCAGGATGAAAGAGACGCGCGGATGAACGAGTTCGGGCTGCTCATGAAGGAGATATCCGAATCCGGGGAGCTCGTCATCGGGCAGCCGCTCGACGACCCGGCCCGCGCCCGGACGATCCGCCTGCAGGGCGATTCGCTGACCACCGTCGACGGGCCTTTCCACGAATCTCCCCAGCGGCTCGCCGGTTACTTCATCGTCGACTGCGAGAGCATCGACCGCGCCGTGGACATCGCGTCCAGGTTCCCGGACGCACGCGACGGGGCGACCGAAGTAAGGGCTCTCGTGGAGTAG